The sequence TCTACCATCAGTTCACTCACGAGACGCTACCATTTCTCCGGCACCAATCGCTTCATCCGGTTCACCCGCCTCTCCCGTGTCTTCGATCGTAGTGAGTACTCGATCCCCTGCTTCCCTCCCCAGTCAACCGTACGTAACGATAACTTTGAAAATCTCTTATCTCGAATTTTAGGACGAATCGGCTAAGGACGGCCCTTACCATTTTGATGGAGACGACCGAGCCTCCCCTGTCCTATCCGAAAAAAATGTAAGTAGGGATGGTAGTGTTTCACTTGCTTCAACCGATGCCTCTGCCGCTAGTCTAGACTTGCATGTTGACCAAGCACAACCATCAGTAGCACCACCTTCACCTCCAATACAGCAGCTGGCCGCGATCTCGGTTACGGTAGATGTGGATGCTGGTGGTGTCGGCCGGAAGAGCCCAGTCAGTCCCGCTCCAACAGAAGACAAGCAAACTCCACCAAGACGATTCCGTTCGCGAAAACGGGTGATACGCAGCGTTACGCCCATCAATTTCGACCAAACATTTATGGACCAATTCAGCGAACAACAAATGTGCGTTTCCCCTTCGGAATTGGAAGACTACATCAACAGTATGGATGAAATCAAAATCGATCCACCAAAACCAGTAGTTCCTAATTACTTTATTCCGACTACTCCGTTGACTTCAGGAGTTCCAAGTTTAATTGTGACGGATGATAAAGGGGCAGACGCACGTTTTCATGACGAGCTTTCATCGAAATCATTCTACGGTACCAATCGATTGGATCCTGAACGAATTCTAAACCACCGAGTCAACTACGAGGAATGGTTGAAAAAGTTTCCAGAAAACATGACCAGTCACTTGGAGTTAGAGGACTACGACAGTGATGACGAGGAGGTCGATAGTATCATAAACGGTTCAAAGAGTGAAAATCGCAGTAAAGCTGTTAGTCCGGAACTACAAACAGAGCTTAGAACATTTCCTACCGATGTGAGTCCTACGCTTACTCAATCACCGGAACCAACGAAAGATTTGCCAAGTAGTCCAGaaaattcaacagaaattatTATCCCAGATCGCGAGGAGTTCCCCTTGAATCTAAAACCTGCATATGCCACGCCTTCACCAGCGTCTGAAATCTCGGATATCTCTCTATCTAACGAATCTGCACCGGACACATCTTCCATGGCTTTAGGATCGCCATTATTGAACTCCGTACCATCGCCAACAGCACACTTCACACCAATCACTTCACCAATGTCCTCTTTGAAGTCTCCTACTCCAGAAACGAGTGCACTTTCACCACATCCTTTTCTGAAGCTACAAATTCCTTCACGGTCCCCAAGTCGTTCACCGATTCCTGCGAATATGACACCCGAGGAAGCCATCTTCGAAATCGGACACCTCGATGGGCTGATCTTCGAGACCCAAAGCCGATCTCCAACACCCTCACTCCAAACTCCGTCCATCCAACTAACGCCTCTGTCGCCCGAAGAACTGGCCTACGATATCGGCAATCTTGGTGGATTGATTCTTGGCCCTCCAAGCCGGTCCGTTTCGCCTCTTCCTCTGTCGCCATCACCAACGCCAGAATCGTCGTTATCGTCAGCGTGGACCTCACTCCAAGCACCCACAATACTCTCTGACGATGAAATCGGCACCTCCGATGCCGGCACACGAAAAACAACGACAACCATCGATACGAACAAGAACTCCTAGTTACAGTTTACGCTGTTTTAGATTCTACTTGttaatttattgctttttacaTACACGAAACCAGTCAAacttgaaattcattcgaaaccgtttatatttgtttttgttaataaaattgttttcttaCCATTCGTCATAATGCTTGATTCTTTTATTTGCCCATAATTACGTTTAGTTGTTAGTGGTTCACCTCCTCATTATCCCTTTTTCGAatcttttttgctttttttttcgtcTAACAATGACAGTGCTTACTCCTACCAAGTCCGCAACAGAACTCAGTTCAGACGGCGACAGCTCTAAATTATCACCAGCTCGCGTTGCGATGATCTTTCGACGGGCCCATGTAACTTTCAGGACGGCCCGGCTGATCATTGCCAGCGCCGTACGTCGACATTGTCTTCAAAGCCAAAATGAATGCTCCAATTTACGAAATTGATGGGTTCGCATGCTGCCCCGCTTGAGTACACTTTCGCTGATTTATTCAACCCACTCTAGCCCTGGCATGCAGCCTGGCAGGGCATTTCAAGTGATGTGATTATTATTAGGGGTTATTTTTGGGATGCACCACTTAGTTGCAATGGGTGCGAGTGTTGCGCTCGATCAGATAATTCGTTACTGTCTTTTCATTCTTTTTCAGTTAGGtatgttttaattttgaattcacTGTCTATGAAAAGTCTAAGACAGGTattttgggttggaaattttcggcACTTATCACTTTAAAATCTGTATTTGTATAGTTTCTTCTACGAATTTCTGCATTCGAATGTGTTACGATTGGGCTGTCGCTAAAAATGCTTGCCAACACCAACGTATGGAAAAATAAGGTCCGCTTCCAAACGCACAAACAACTATTTTTATACAGACCCATTTTTTAATCTTGAACATATTTCATCCAAGATTGCACGAATCAATTATTAGAAGTCTAAATTAATCTCAGCGAAATGCATACAATAGTCTTCAACGGGATCCTTCAAAAACTTAAGAAACAtacggcagcaaaataaaataccgccatcgggggtgacaatgggtcatcgctctcactggcagactggaggtcgtagagcaaaatctttcaaaaaggtctcttatattttagtcttcttgctctcagacacattcaatccattctacaagccctctaagtagttgaaaaagtgatccattctcacccccatttgacccattgtcacctccgACGACGGTATTCAtgaataataagaaattttctaTATAAAATTAGGAAATAgttaataaagaaatcaggatatgagcaataaatatatataaaatttccacaaataatgcaaaatttccataagcaATTTAGAATTTTCGACAAAagtaaataaattagcactttcaaTACCAAAATTGCATTTATCAAAGAAGAATGTTCCattaagaaatcaaaatgttgtacgaaaaaaattcaaaacttccataaataaatcaatattagcaataaacaattacaaaattttccacaaaatgaatattttttcccataaaaaggcagttacaaatatttaattaacattttgtcctactggtctccgaaaagtCCAGGAAAAAGAGATCGCAGCAATCGTCACGTGTGTCTCTGTGTCTCTGACATATCGctgcaaaattattttgtgccTTGCcaatagagtttccatcccgggacatcccgggacaaaaaatcccgggatttaggaaaatttgggatttcccgattcccgggatattatttttgaaatcccgaaaatcccgggacaaaaaatactgtttcttgcaaaagttatttgttttgaacgcgaaacccaacttaggtaATAAACtcatattatatttttatagcTCCCAttagaaatgatttttttttcaatttcgtttacGGTATACGGAGtcaaggttctttgtgatgcacaatcgatatcatcttattattaaattagtaaaagaggaacagacatgaaaatatcggagatagttaatagaacaccatcacaaaaaatattaggtTCCCATATATCAGTCAATGAAGGGGTTGCTGACTtatactttttccagcagctgcagctctctattaattaaacgacaagtatctatactacaagatcagctacatctatttggcgcctgcttcctacccatatcccgtctacagcgagattgtgtacactagctgatattcactttgctaatctcctcgcgccggccaacattgagtcagtcttcctgagcttcttgcctccaaaacaattcttgatccaattcatgtccttcaaaTCGATGTTCGTACAACACATGCGGAAgtttccagcacatgcgcaagtacaagtggtccgaccccgatgcactgcctaatttttttttggtttatcaCTTCGATAAAAATTAACTCTGGTCAATAGActgcaatcaatttgtccaattctcTGCTTTTGTCAAAATTATATACCAACTTTAATTGCGTAATCCATCAACCCCATCATCGTTAAGtaatcgagttaacttacgttaaggACACTCCTTAGGGAATCCAactttcaaagtactcgcgttttcaagggaacaccattcgatacggaagaaacgcccaactgtcatttttattttttcagctttgctgcacTTTCTTTGTGAGGGGTGAGGGAACCCATATctccaataggttatgggcccagtacgattctactgcgtatcttccatctttcgtcactaaggtattgaatgcaatcccggcaactgtctaaacccaatggatattcaaaacaatgtaaacagtcaagccgacttcaaACGCCAGCGAAACCTTCTTCTCGGACTCAGCGATCTTATATTCTATAAGGTTACTCTACCTTCCGAggaaaacgtgaatattatttgcttcttgaagaagtcgttttttttcgaaaga comes from Armigeres subalbatus isolate Guangzhou_Male chromosome 2, GZ_Asu_2, whole genome shotgun sequence and encodes:
- the LOC134211429 gene encoding cell surface glycoprotein 1-like isoform X1 — protein: MGIFLSVLVASVGAMDVINCLALLTNQLTGPPARVDQDLERYRQLLREQIDKTPKSPTEGLTYAQDGVIYKDGYRVEKFDDAKLDQLNVRIKELERKSQEKDQTLDRLNVKLQELERKSVERDLVITEIRSRSVSRRESPEPTTSRNSNSSPNIPQIILDNDEPRRGSSKFRPIHRDDEFRRTIKKRSLTSNVSDDRTDELEVLSQMEEDEANQMEDYVPLVYDRDDYPDSKMKKHMISPIQELCQMHEEEHRHMTLERSPEPSFGANITKPWGDIKLEETKGNTLIHPARDLCIQEEIRDSESSAPEEDECVAKHIEETQQWLQSTRNTFPELPQLKPDNLLPTSESVPSNLSSHSNSPDPEHPPLKRTRKKSDLTALLLEEERKAEAFTTIIIQTEESDSEGVDRTGFMQSKSPSPYVGPFVENESQQSTGQLIPLVHDPSKSPTLPDPDQQQSSVSSLPSVHSRDATISPAPIASSGSPASPVSSIVDESAKDGPYHFDGDDRASPVLSEKNVSRDGSVSLASTDASAASLDLHVDQAQPSVAPPSPPIQQLAAISVTVDVDAGGVGRKSPVSPAPTEDKQTPPRRFRSRKRVIRSVTPINFDQTFMDQFSEQQMCVSPSELEDYINSMDEIKIDPPKPVVPNYFIPTTPLTSGVPSLIVTDDKGADARFHDELSSKSFYGTNRLDPERILNHRVNYEEWLKKFPENMTSHLELEDYDSDDEEVDSIINGSKSENRSKAVSPELQTELRTFPTDVSPTLTQSPEPTKDLPSSPENSTEIIIPDREEFPLNLKPAYATPSPASEISDISLSNESAPDTSSMALGSPLLNSVPSPTAHFTPITSPMSSLKSPTPETSALSPHPFLKLQIPSRSPSRSPIPANMTPEEAIFEIGHLDGLIFETQSRSPTPSLQTPSIQLTPLSPEELAYDIGNLGGLILGPPSRSVSPLPLSPSPTPESSLSSAWTSLQAPTILSDDEIGTSDAGTRKTTTTIDTNKNS